Proteins from one Impatiens glandulifera chromosome 2, dImpGla2.1, whole genome shotgun sequence genomic window:
- the LOC124924964 gene encoding sucrose transport protein SUC8-like has protein sequence MELTSENVSEKDHQLPPVENTSNLFSIIIVSSIAAGLQFGWALQLSLLTPYVQLLGIPHQWSAYIWLCGPISGLIVQPLVGYYSDRCTSRFGRRRPFIVGGAFFVAIAVFLIGFAADIGYLAGDILEPGKPRPRAITVFVVGFWILDVSNNTLQGPCRAFLGDLSGGDPSKTRSSMTCFSFFMGVGNVLGYAAGSYDKIHKLFPFSQTHACDLYCANLKSCFFLTIILLASVTIIALILVPDKQWTPPENADESAEKDGGCSVPFFGELIDALKILPRPMWFLLVVTFVNWMAWFPFILYDTDWVGKEIYGGKVGDYVYDKGVHAGAMGLLLNSVVLGFMSLAIEPLGRALGNVKYLWGIVNLILALCMGMIVVVTKKAKDWRQFATLHGIDISKTVPPKEIRFGAMAIFMTLGIPLAVTFSIPFAMSNILSGPGIGNGLSLGVVNLAVTLPQMFVSFTSGPLDNMFGGGNLPAFVLGGIAAVISSILALILLPSQKNKIPTITGGGFH, from the exons ATGGAGCTTACCTCCGAAAATGTGTCTGAAAAGGACCATCAACTACCGCCGGTCGAAAATACATCTAACCTCTTTAGCATAATAATCGTGTCCTCAATAGCCGCCGGCCTTCAGTTCGGTTGGGCTTTACAACTCTCTCTTTTAACACCCTATGTTCAACTTTTAGGTATTCCCCACCAATGGTCAGCATACATCTGGCTATGTGGGCCAATCTCCGGCTTAATCGTCCAACCGCTGGTCGGTTACTACAGCGATCGATGCACATCCCGGTTTGGCCGCCGCCGTCCGTTCATCGTCGGTGGTGCCTTCTTCGTGGCCATAGCCGTCTTCCTCATCGGATTCGCCGCCGATATCGGATACCTTGCCGGAGACATCTTGGAGCCTGGAAAGCCCCGACCCCGAGCCATAACCGTGTTCGTGGTCGGATTTTGGATCCTCGACGTGTCAAACAACACGTTGCAAGGACCCTGTCGAGCTTTTCTCGGAGATTTGTCTGGAGGAGACCCTAGTAAGACGAGAAGCTCAATGACGTGTTTCTCGTTCTTCATGGGGGTAGGGAACGTGTTGGGTTACGCAGCCGGAAGCTATGATAAGATTCACAAGTTGTTTCCGTTTTCTCAAACTCACGCGTGCGATCTTTATTGCGCAAACTTAAAAAGTTGTTTTTTCTTGACTATAATCCTGTTGGCTTCTGTAACCATAATAGCACTCATATTGGTTCCAGACAAGCAATGGACCCCACCAGAAAATGCCGACGAATCAGCTGAAAAGGACGGTGGTTGCTCGGTGCCGTTCTTCGGAGAACTAATAGATGCTTTGAAGATCTTACCTAGGCCCATGTGGTTCCTTCTAGTGGTGACATTTGTAAATTGGATGGCATGGTTTCCCTTTATTCTGTATGATACAGATTGGGTTGGGAAAGAAATCTACGGTGGGAAAGTCGGAGATTATGTTTATGACAAAGGAGTTCACGCCGGTGCAATGGGTTTGTTGCTGAATTCGGTGGTTCTTGGATTTATGTCACTAGCGATTGAACCTTTAGGTCGTGCCCTCGGAAACGTTAAGTATCTTTGGGGGATTGTAAATCTTATTCTCGCATTATGCATGGGAATGATTGTGGTCGTGACAAAGAAGGCCAAAGATTGGCGTCAATTTGCTACATTGCACGGTATCGATATTTCAAAGACGGTGCCTCCAAAGGAGATTAGGTTTGGTGCAATGGCTATCTTCATGACTCTTGGAATCCCTCTTGCG GTGACTTTCAGCATACCATTTGCCATGTCCAACATTTTATCCGGACCAGGAATTGGAAAtg gTCTATCTTTGGGAGTGGTGAACCTAGCAGTTACCCTTCCCcag ATGTTTGTGTCATTCACAAGTGGACCATTGGATAACATGTTCGGCGGAGGAAACTTGCCGGCGTTTGTGTTAGGTGGCATTGCTGCCGTGATTAGTAGcattttggctttaattttgctCCCTTCTCAAAAAAACAAGATCCCAACCATAACCGGTGGTGGGTTTCATTGA